A single region of the Gemella sp. zg-570 genome encodes:
- a CDS encoding GNAT family N-acetyltransferase: MKVRKARMEDLEEVLLIYSIARNFMIANNNPQQWRNNHPKKELLVDDIKKGQLYVVGDEKNIYGVFALIFGMDETYNYIEGNWLNDNDYAAIHRIASRGSKKGIFDFAISYCKRQISDLRIDTHEDNLLMQRLITKNNFQYCGIIYVEDGSARLAYHYSD; encoded by the coding sequence ATGAAAGTTAGAAAAGCAAGAATGGAAGATTTAGAGGAAGTATTACTTATATATTCTATTGCAAGAAATTTTATGATTGCAAATAATAATCCTCAGCAGTGGAGAAATAATCATCCTAAGAAAGAATTATTAGTTGATGATATAAAAAAGGGGCAACTCTATGTTGTTGGAGATGAAAAAAACATCTATGGTGTCTTTGCCCTTATCTTTGGTATGGACGAAACTTATAATTATATAGAAGGAAATTGGCTTAATGATAATGACTATGCAGCAATTCATAGAATAGCAAGTAGGGGTAGTAAAAAGGGAATTTTTGATTTTGCTATATCATATTGTAAAAGGCAAATTTCAGATTTAAGGATAGACACACACGAAGATAATTTGCTAATGCAAAGACTCATTACAAAAAATAATTTTCAGTATTGTGGTATTATTTATGTAGAAGATGGGTCTGCTCGTTTAGCCTACCACTATTCAGACTAG
- a CDS encoding phosphatase PAP2 family protein — protein MKNKNLYLLSLISSLPFFIIILFGLGEPSNNKWQIDNKIWSYILEIRNINMTKIIVTITHMGGSLFLTILVLVVCLILILKKELKLAIFLAMSSLLGAFFLNRILKYIFARPRPYSASYIENLISVKGYSFPSGHAMASAIIYILLAYILTKNIKNKKIILFIYSLAIIFSLFICFTRIYLGVHYPTDLIAGFSMGLSWAILSILIYKRWLSNES, from the coding sequence ATGAAAAATAAAAATTTATATTTATTAAGTCTTATCAGTAGTTTACCTTTTTTTATAATTATTTTATTTGGTTTGGGTGAACCTAGTAATAATAAGTGGCAAATTGATAATAAAATTTGGTCTTATATTTTAGAAATAAGAAATATTAATATGACTAAAATTATTGTAACTATTACTCACATGGGTGGTTCTTTATTTTTAACAATTTTAGTTCTTGTAGTTTGTTTGATATTAATATTAAAGAAAGAATTGAAATTAGCTATTTTCTTGGCTATGAGTAGTTTGTTAGGGGCATTTTTCCTAAATAGAATTTTAAAATATATTTTTGCAAGACCTAGACCTTATTCAGCTTCTTATATAGAAAATTTAATTTCTGTTAAGGGTTATTCTTTTCCGAGTGGACATGCTATGGCATCTGCAATAATATATATTCTTTTGGCTTATATCCTAACAAAAAATATAAAAAATAAAAAGATTATTTTGTTTATATACTCTTTAGCTATAATTTTTAGTTTATTTATTTGCTTTACTAGAATTTATTTAGGAGTTCATTATCCGACTGATCTTATAGCTGGATTTTCAATGGGTTTATCTTGGGCTATATTATCAATTTTAATATATAAGAGGTGGTTAAGTAATGAAAGTTAG
- the pyk gene encoding pyruvate kinase: MSKKTKIICTIGPKSEKKEILKKMAELGMNVCRLNFSHGDYEEHAARIATIKEVREETGKNIAILLDTKGPEIRTNEMENGAILLEKGKDVIVSMKEVLGSPEMFSITYGELVHDVKAGDTILLDDGLIGLTVNKVDVEAGLIYTTIQNGGVLKNKKGVNVPGVSTKLPGITEKDEQDIRFGCKQGIDFVAASFVRTKENVLEVRRILKEEGCEHVQIIPKVECQECVDNIESVLEVSEGIMIARGDLGVEVPAEEVPIIQKDIIRRCNKSGKFVITATQMLDSMQKNPRPTRAEVSDVANAIFDGTDAIMLSGESAAGAYPVESVETMATIAKRAEDMQDYSSIIKERSKTDKKCNVTNAIGISVGYTALNLDLHTIVTYTESGQTARLISKYRPNASILAVTPSEKVARGLSLVWGVDAKVSHQVTSTDEMLETAKDIAVESGYAKKDNAIIITGGIPVNAGKSSVGTTNFIKVSLID, translated from the coding sequence ATGAGTAAAAAAACAAAAATAATTTGTACAATAGGGCCAAAATCAGAAAAAAAAGAAATCTTGAAAAAAATGGCAGAACTAGGAATGAATGTTTGCCGTCTTAACTTTTCGCACGGAGATTATGAAGAACACGCAGCACGCATAGCTACAATAAAAGAGGTTCGAGAAGAAACTGGGAAAAATATAGCCATACTTTTAGATACTAAGGGTCCAGAAATTAGAACTAATGAAATGGAAAATGGAGCCATACTTTTAGAAAAAGGAAAAGATGTTATCGTATCTATGAAAGAAGTATTAGGAAGTCCTGAGATGTTCTCAATTACTTATGGAGAATTGGTTCATGATGTAAAAGCTGGTGATACAATATTATTAGATGATGGCTTAATAGGACTTACGGTAAATAAAGTTGATGTGGAAGCTGGATTGATATACACGACTATTCAAAATGGTGGAGTTCTTAAAAATAAAAAAGGTGTAAATGTGCCAGGTGTATCAACTAAATTACCAGGTATTACTGAAAAAGATGAGCAAGATATTCGTTTTGGCTGTAAACAGGGTATTGACTTTGTCGCAGCATCATTTGTTCGTACTAAAGAAAATGTTTTAGAAGTACGCCGTATTTTAAAAGAAGAAGGTTGCGAACACGTTCAAATAATTCCTAAGGTAGAATGCCAAGAATGTGTTGATAATATAGAATCAGTCTTAGAAGTATCAGAGGGAATTATGATTGCTCGTGGAGATTTAGGTGTAGAAGTTCCAGCAGAAGAAGTGCCGATTATCCAAAAAGATATTATTCGTCGTTGTAATAAATCTGGAAAATTTGTTATCACTGCTACACAAATGTTAGATTCAATGCAAAAAAATCCACGACCAACACGTGCAGAAGTATCAGATGTAGCTAACGCTATTTTTGATGGTACAGATGCAATAATGTTATCTGGAGAATCAGCCGCGGGTGCTTATCCTGTTGAATCGGTAGAAACAATGGCAACAATCGCCAAACGTGCAGAAGATATGCAGGACTATTCAAGCATTATCAAAGAAAGATCAAAAACTGATAAAAAATGTAATGTTACGAATGCCATAGGTATTTCTGTTGGCTATACGGCCCTTAATTTAGACTTGCATACCATAGTAACTTATACAGAATCAGGTCAAACAGCCCGTCTAATTTCTAAATATCGTCCTAACGCTTCAATCCTAGCAGTTACTCCAAGTGAAAAAGTAGCTAGAGGACTAAGTTTAGTATGGGGAGTGGATGCAAAAGTTTCTCATCAAGTAACTTCAACAGATGAAATGTTAGAAACTGCAAAAGATATTGCCGTTGAATCTGGTTATGCTAAAAAAGATAATGCAATTATCATAACTGGAGGTATCCCAGTAAATGCAGGTAAGAGTAGTGTAGGAACTACTAACTTTATCAAAGTTTCATTAATAGATTAA
- the pfkA gene encoding 6-phosphofructokinase, with product MKKIAVLTSGGDAPGMNATVRAVVRTAIFNGIEAYGIFQGYKGMLEGKIKKLECGDVGNIINRGGTFLGSARFPEFANPDVRKGAIQNLKNLGIDGLVVVGGDGSYRGAMALSREMDIKTIGIPGTIDNDICGTDFTIGFDTALNTIIDAIDTIRDTASSHERVFVIEVMGRNAGDLALVAGIAGGSESIIIPEKKESLEDVISRVRQAEARGKKHSIIILAEGVMSAPELSEMIKKDYGINVKYAILGHIQRGGTPSAMDRLLASRLGNYAVQLLIAGESGRAVGIQNNRLVSSRFEDVFEDEHTVDLDMYEVSKQLSI from the coding sequence ATGAAAAAAATAGCAGTCTTAACAAGTGGTGGAGATGCTCCAGGCATGAATGCTACCGTTCGTGCAGTTGTAAGAACAGCAATTTTTAATGGGATCGAAGCCTACGGTATATTTCAAGGCTACAAGGGTATGCTAGAAGGTAAAATAAAAAAACTTGAATGTGGTGATGTTGGTAACATTATAAATCGTGGGGGAACTTTTTTAGGTTCTGCAAGATTTCCAGAATTTGCCAATCCTGATGTAAGAAAAGGCGCTATTCAAAATTTAAAAAATCTGGGTATTGATGGGCTTGTAGTTGTTGGTGGTGATGGTTCTTATCGTGGTGCCATGGCACTTAGTAGGGAAATGGATATAAAAACTATTGGTATCCCAGGCACCATAGATAATGATATTTGCGGTACTGATTTTACTATAGGTTTTGATACAGCCTTAAATACAATAATTGACGCCATAGATACAATTCGTGATACAGCATCAAGCCATGAAAGAGTATTTGTTATAGAAGTAATGGGACGTAATGCAGGAGATTTAGCCCTAGTTGCAGGTATTGCAGGTGGTTCAGAATCAATAATAATTCCAGAAAAAAAAGAATCTCTTGAAGATGTAATTTCAAGAGTACGCCAAGCAGAAGCTAGGGGGAAAAAACACTCAATCATCATCTTAGCAGAAGGAGTTATGTCTGCACCTGAACTATCAGAAATGATAAAAAAAGATTATGGGATCAATGTAAAATATGCCATTTTAGGTCATATTCAACGCGGTGGGACACCTAGTGCTATGGATAGGTTGCTAGCATCAAGACTTGGTAACTATGCAGTGCAATTACTTATTGCTGGAGAATCGGGAAGAGCAGTAGGTATTCAAAATAATAGATTGGTAAGTTCACGCTTTGAAGATGTCTTTGAAGACGAACACACAGTAGACTTAGATATGTATGAAGTGTCAAAACAACTTTCAATATAA
- a CDS encoding DNA polymerase III subunit alpha — protein MKYYNLQVHTSYDLLNSTIKLENLFQKLEADKQEAVCITDPNMYAAIQSHKLAKKYNISLIQALEIKVSNELDFLNLNILCKNEKMFKQLLKISSLIQTKGKEFSLEEIAETLSDFKDDCLLIVASEIFSVNQAKDIVEKIKNLDYYFAFNESYNYKVYQYISKLVYSKASYYLDYNNYQTLVVARAIRDNRKLNIEELVVTRGNDFVYTQDNIIKLLDNIINPLAKNLLKKAIARQEEIIKKTKYSLEFKGYHLPKYVYNKDEEIFKQKSSLEYLHYLVVKGAKQKLGGKDFYKYKKRFDYELKTIYEMGFADYFLIVRDFVKYAKENGIAVGAGRGSAAGSLVCYLLDITEADPLEFNLLFERFLNKDRISMPDIDIDFQDTRRDEVIKYVEEKYGSNRVAQIITFNTFQSKSAARESARILQFSDENLKYISRLINSRMSLEECYEENLDLRNFVHSSQQNERWFSVAKSLENLPRNTSVHAAGLIISDENNLYNYTALEKGNLVSNLTQWTMDDIEYVGLLKIDFLGIRYLTMVDNIVKEIQKTEKNFDIKNISYKDKNVYKLFAEGKTEGIFQFENSGIKEKLRLLQPTEFNDVVAMTSLYRPGPMSHIETYINRKHGKENVKYPHPKLEKILKDTYGVIVYQEQIMLIAVNFANMSLNEADNMRRAVSKKKKEDLEYYGKIFIEKSVSSGYDLKIAQAIFEMIVTFANYGFNKSHAVVYSMLAYKLAYLKYYYNHYFMTALLNNVVNSENKINEYKQELNIHNIKLLNPDVNISGINFTVNKNNISFALVAIKNVGFRSATEIVNDRLNFGKYLDIDDFLRRMNKKVDYQAATSLVKAGALDSFGYNRATVMKKIKDYYEDTRQHIDKVRFAINTEGLTLKIEEVEDYTVQEKIKMEKEVTGTYFLKHPAQVEKEKYHYLPLKYLTNESSDSYVEVINIKEIKTKKGDTMAFLTVNDGKADYDLTVFPNVYKYVLAMLKTNNFFVISVKAQIRNDRLQYILEKIRTLEKYRDYCLNNIKQIYVLIDEENINFVKEYIASDAKVKLISVFKNNKITKKTHIKNEQEFVCKFLESYPEKAIKLTYT, from the coding sequence ATGAAATATTATAACTTGCAGGTGCACACCAGCTATGACTTGTTAAATAGTACCATAAAATTAGAAAATTTATTTCAAAAATTAGAGGCTGACAAGCAAGAAGCAGTTTGCATTACAGACCCAAATATGTATGCAGCTATCCAAAGTCATAAACTAGCTAAAAAATATAATATATCTTTAATCCAGGCCCTAGAAATAAAAGTAAGCAACGAACTAGATTTTTTAAACTTAAATATTTTATGTAAAAATGAAAAAATGTTTAAGCAACTTCTAAAAATTTCTAGTCTTATACAAACTAAGGGCAAAGAATTTTCTTTAGAAGAAATAGCTGAAACCTTATCTGATTTTAAAGATGACTGCCTCCTTATAGTTGCATCGGAAATATTTTCTGTAAATCAAGCAAAAGATATTGTAGAAAAAATAAAAAATTTAGATTACTACTTCGCATTTAATGAAAGTTATAACTACAAGGTCTATCAATATATTAGTAAATTAGTTTATTCCAAAGCAAGTTACTATTTAGACTATAATAATTATCAAACTCTTGTTGTTGCTAGGGCAATAAGAGATAACAGAAAATTAAATATAGAAGAATTAGTTGTAACTAGGGGTAATGATTTTGTTTACACCCAGGATAATATCATAAAACTTCTTGATAATATTATTAATCCCTTGGCTAAAAATTTATTGAAAAAAGCTATTGCAAGGCAAGAAGAAATTATTAAAAAAACTAAATACAGCTTAGAATTTAAGGGCTATCATCTACCCAAATATGTCTATAATAAAGATGAAGAAATTTTCAAACAAAAATCAAGCCTTGAATATCTGCACTATCTTGTGGTTAAAGGTGCAAAACAAAAATTAGGTGGTAAAGATTTTTATAAATATAAAAAACGTTTTGATTATGAACTTAAAACAATTTATGAAATGGGCTTTGCTGATTATTTCTTAATAGTTAGAGATTTTGTAAAATATGCCAAAGAAAATGGAATTGCTGTTGGGGCAGGACGTGGTAGTGCAGCAGGAAGTTTGGTCTGTTACTTGCTGGATATTACAGAGGCTGACCCACTAGAATTTAATTTACTATTTGAAAGATTTTTAAATAAGGATAGAATTTCTATGCCTGATATTGATATAGATTTTCAGGATACTCGTAGAGATGAAGTAATAAAATATGTAGAAGAAAAATATGGAAGCAATAGGGTAGCCCAAATCATAACCTTTAATACTTTTCAATCCAAAAGTGCGGCTAGAGAAAGTGCTAGGATACTGCAATTTTCCGATGAAAATTTAAAGTATATCAGTAGACTAATTAATTCTCGTATGAGTTTAGAAGAATGTTACGAAGAAAATTTAGACTTGAGAAATTTTGTTCATTCTAGCCAGCAAAATGAACGCTGGTTCAGTGTTGCTAAGAGTTTAGAAAATTTACCACGCAATACTTCAGTACACGCAGCAGGTTTAATTATTAGTGATGAAAATAATTTATATAATTATACTGCCCTAGAAAAAGGAAATCTTGTAAGTAACCTAACCCAGTGGACTATGGACGATATAGAATATGTGGGACTTTTAAAAATAGATTTTCTTGGTATAAGATACTTAACAATGGTAGATAATATTGTTAAGGAAATTCAAAAAACAGAAAAAAATTTTGATATAAAAAATATAAGTTACAAAGATAAAAATGTTTATAAGCTATTTGCTGAGGGTAAAACAGAAGGAATATTCCAGTTTGAAAATAGCGGTATAAAAGAAAAATTACGCCTCTTACAACCGACAGAATTTAATGATGTTGTAGCCATGACTTCCTTATATCGACCAGGACCCATGTCCCACATAGAAACTTATATTAATAGAAAACACGGCAAAGAAAATGTAAAATATCCTCACCCAAAACTTGAGAAAATTTTAAAAGACACTTACGGAGTTATTGTCTATCAAGAACAGATTATGCTCATAGCCGTAAATTTTGCCAATATGAGTTTGAATGAAGCGGACAATATGCGTCGAGCAGTTAGCAAAAAGAAAAAAGAAGACTTAGAATATTACGGTAAAATCTTCATAGAAAAATCTGTTTCCTCTGGTTACGACCTAAAAATAGCCCAGGCTATTTTTGAAATGATAGTAACCTTTGCCAACTACGGTTTTAATAAATCTCACGCTGTGGTTTATAGTATGTTAGCTTACAAACTTGCTTACTTAAAATATTATTACAACCACTATTTCATGACAGCTTTATTAAATAATGTTGTCAACAGTGAAAATAAAATAAATGAATACAAACAAGAATTAAATATCCACAATATAAAATTACTCAATCCAGATGTCAACATAAGTGGAATTAATTTTACAGTTAATAAAAATAATATCAGCTTTGCTCTAGTAGCAATAAAAAATGTAGGTTTTAGGTCGGCAACAGAAATAGTAAATGACAGGCTAAATTTTGGTAAATACTTAGATATTGATGACTTTTTAAGAAGAATGAATAAAAAAGTAGACTATCAAGCGGCAACTTCTTTAGTAAAGGCTGGGGCCTTGGATAGCTTTGGTTATAATCGAGCCACTGTAATGAAAAAAATAAAAGATTATTACGAAGATACTAGACAACACATTGACAAGGTGAGATTTGCTATAAATACAGAAGGTTTAACTTTGAAAATTGAAGAAGTTGAAGACTATACAGTACAAGAAAAAATAAAAATGGAAAAAGAAGTTACAGGAACTTATTTTTTAAAACACCCAGCCCAAGTAGAAAAAGAAAAATATCACTACCTGCCTCTTAAATATCTAACAAACGAAAGTAGCGATAGCTATGTAGAAGTAATTAATATCAAAGAAATAAAAACTAAAAAAGGAGATACAATGGCATTTTTAACCGTAAATGACGGCAAGGCTGACTACGACCTTACAGTATTTCCTAATGTATATAAATATGTCCTTGCCATGTTAAAGACAAATAATTTTTTTGTAATTTCTGTCAAAGCTCAAATTAGAAATGACAGACTACAATATATTTTAGAAAAAATAAGGACACTAGAAAAATATCGAGATTATTGCTTAAATAATATCAAACAAATATATGTTCTGATAGACGAAGAAAATATTAATTTTGTAAAAGAGTATATTGCTAGTGATGCAAAGGTTAAATTAATTTCCGTTTTTAAAAATAATAAAATAACTAAAAAAACTCACATAAAAAACGAACAAGAATTTGTTTGTAAATTTTTGGAATCCTACCCTGAAAAAGCTATTAAACTAACTTATACATAA
- a CDS encoding flavin reductase family protein, giving the protein MFIKEKSEIHTKKLYYAFPVVLVGYKDDKFKYNATTISSTYSLGNTINMGITSDSHAAEQIKKYGEFTINLPCDSLMSEIEICGFFSGNNKLQQADLPYTVGNFVDAPLIDECFLSMECRVRECIEFEGYVHFIGKIERRIADKNLVDEDGNFISEKAKTVHFIGCSNKRVYRYLKEETKDLGDFIEGGTSNCG; this is encoded by the coding sequence ATGTTTATAAAAGAAAAATCTGAAATTCACACTAAAAAATTATATTATGCTTTCCCAGTGGTTTTGGTTGGCTACAAGGATGATAAGTTTAAGTACAATGCAACAACAATAAGCTCGACATATTCTTTGGGAAATACAATTAATATGGGAATAACTTCGGATAGTCATGCGGCAGAGCAAATAAAAAAATATGGCGAATTCACAATAAATTTACCCTGTGATAGTCTGATGTCTGAAATAGAAATATGCGGTTTTTTCAGTGGTAACAACAAGTTACAGCAGGCTGACCTGCCCTATACGGTAGGAAATTTTGTAGACGCCCCCCTAATTGATGAATGTTTTTTATCAATGGAATGCAGGGTGAGGGAGTGTATAGAATTTGAAGGTTATGTACATTTTATAGGCAAGATAGAACGCCGTATTGCCGACAAAAATCTTGTTGATGAAGATGGTAATTTTATAAGTGAAAAAGCAAAAACGGTACACTTTATAGGTTGTTCAAACAAGCGTGTTTATCGCTATCTCAAAGAAGAAACTAAGGACTTGGGGGACTTTATAGAGGGTGGCACAAGCAACTGTGGCTAA
- the yaaA gene encoding peroxide stress protein YaaA codes for MKILIPTAKEMKIDSSNQKLETLPEKSKMILDVLLKYDIKDLARIYKIKEEQAQKESLRLKNIASLDAKIYEAINLFDGLMYRNIKRVALTEKEKDYVGANVFIASSFYGIISAYEKISEHRLDFLQNIKVGSMSLKQYWRSEYDEFLKNEDFAISLLSKEFEEVFSKDLRSKLIKIIFMEKKDGELKVHSTISKKARGKFLSQLIEKNIDSIEEIKNIEFDNYGYKEDLSSEKELIFVRN; via the coding sequence ATGAAAATTTTAATACCTACTGCTAAGGAAATGAAAATTGATAGTAGTAACCAAAAACTTGAGACCTTGCCTGAAAAAAGTAAGATGATTTTAGACGTTTTATTGAAGTATGATATAAAAGACTTAGCAAGGATATACAAAATTAAAGAAGAGCAGGCTCAAAAAGAAAGCTTGCGTTTAAAAAATATAGCTAGTCTTGATGCCAAAATATACGAAGCTATAAACTTATTTGACGGTTTAATGTATCGCAATATAAAAAGAGTGGCCCTAACCGAAAAGGAAAAAGACTATGTGGGTGCTAATGTTTTTATTGCCTCGTCCTTTTATGGTATTATTAGTGCATACGAAAAAATATCCGAACACAGACTAGATTTTCTTCAAAATATCAAGGTAGGGAGTATGTCCTTAAAACAATACTGGCGTAGTGAATATGACGAATTTTTAAAGAATGAAGATTTTGCTATTTCTCTACTCTCAAAAGAATTTGAAGAAGTTTTTTCAAAAGACTTGAGGAGTAAACTTATAAAAATAATATTTATGGAGAAAAAAGACGGAGAATTAAAAGTTCATTCTACTATTTCTAAAAAGGCTAGGGGTAAATTTTTAAGTCAGCTCATAGAAAAGAATATTGATAGTATTGAAGAAATAAAAAATATAGAATTTGATAATTATGGTTACAAAGAAGACTTATCTTCTGAGAAAGAATTAATTTTTGTTAGAAATTAA
- a CDS encoding superoxide dismutase, which produces MKFELPKLPYGYDFLEPVIDKATMEIHHSKHHAAYVNNLNAALEKHPDFEFTCIGSVLENIDKVPADIKQAVINNGGGHLNHLLFWKSLAAPDTSVLTGEIKEKIDADLGGYEKFVDLFSAAATSRFGSGWAWLVLNKDGKLEVISTPNQDSPVMEGKFPLLGLDVWEHAYYLNYQNRRPEYIKEFFRVVNWDFVNSRLEKAKNHCGCNK; this is translated from the coding sequence ATGAAGTTTGAATTACCAAAATTACCCTACGGCTATGATTTCTTAGAACCAGTAATAGACAAGGCTACTATGGAAATACACCACTCTAAACACCACGCCGCCTATGTAAATAACCTAAACGCAGCTCTGGAAAAACATCCCGACTTCGAGTTTACCTGTATAGGCAGTGTATTGGAAAATATTGATAAAGTTCCTGCCGACATTAAACAGGCTGTAATCAACAATGGAGGTGGCCACTTAAATCACCTACTATTTTGGAAATCTCTAGCAGCTCCAGATACTTCTGTCTTGACTGGGGAAATAAAAGAAAAAATAGATGCTGACCTTGGAGGTTATGAAAAATTTGTAGACTTATTCTCAGCGGCGGCAACTAGTCGTTTTGGAAGTGGTTGGGCTTGGCTTGTTCTTAACAAAGACGGTAAACTAGAAGTTATCTCAACTCCAAACCAGGATTCGCCTGTAATGGAAGGAAAATTCCCACTTCTTGGACTAGATGTTTGGGAACATGCTTATTACTTAAATTACCAAAACCGCAGACCTGAATACATCAAAGAATTTTTCAGGGTAGTAAACTGGGATTTCGTAAACTCTCGCCTGGAAAAAGCCAAAAACCACTGTGGTTGCAATAAATAA